One genomic segment of Caldimonas brevitalea includes these proteins:
- a CDS encoding ABC transporter ATP-binding protein translates to MQVLRPVPVQQGQPAPTHVVPLAVQLRGIRKRFGNVWANDGVDLEVARGSIHGLVGENGAGKSTLMGILYGLHEADEGEVCLDGRPVRLRSAQEALRHGVGMVHQHFMLVDRFTVLENVVLGAEGGFALRRGMAQAQRELERLGREFGLAVDPRSRVADLPVGALQRVEILKALYRGARILILDEPTGVLTPAETEQLFAVLRDLKARGVTVLLVTHKLKEILAVTDGVTVMRAGRVVATCRTADTREQQLAQWMVGRQVLPVARSTEPRGPGEVRLQADGLWWHDTHGVARLRDVTLTLRAGEIVGVAGVAGNGQSELLAVLAGLLAAEKGRLCWTLGDGRQRELHAPQRLSPRELRHLGVAHVPEDRHRLGLVLGLPAWESALLGYEDDPAVHRGRWLSPAAMRAQCRRLMAAFDVRPPEPSLQTSKFSGGNQQKLILAREFARAPRVLLIGQPTRGVDIGAIEYIHRQIAALREAGCAVLLVSTELDEILALADRIVVMSGGRITGNLAREEASEARLGALMGTSGGGGPAEVAA, encoded by the coding sequence TTGCAAGTTCTGAGGCCGGTGCCGGTGCAGCAGGGACAGCCAGCGCCGACACACGTGGTGCCCCTTGCGGTGCAGTTGCGCGGCATCCGCAAGCGCTTCGGCAACGTCTGGGCCAATGACGGCGTCGACCTCGAGGTGGCGCGCGGCAGCATCCACGGGCTGGTGGGCGAGAACGGCGCCGGCAAGTCGACCTTGATGGGCATCCTCTACGGCTTGCACGAGGCCGACGAGGGCGAGGTGTGCCTCGACGGACGGCCGGTGCGGCTGCGCAGTGCACAGGAGGCCCTCCGGCACGGCGTGGGCATGGTGCACCAGCACTTCATGCTGGTCGACCGTTTCACGGTGCTCGAGAACGTGGTGCTGGGGGCCGAAGGCGGTTTCGCATTGCGCCGCGGCATGGCCCAGGCGCAGCGAGAGCTGGAGCGGCTGGGGCGCGAATTCGGCCTCGCGGTGGACCCGCGCTCGCGCGTCGCGGACCTGCCCGTCGGCGCGCTGCAGCGCGTCGAGATCCTCAAGGCCTTGTACCGCGGGGCGCGCATCCTGATCCTCGACGAGCCGACCGGCGTGCTGACGCCGGCCGAGACCGAACAGCTGTTCGCCGTGCTGCGCGACCTCAAGGCGCGTGGCGTCACGGTGCTGCTGGTGACGCACAAGCTGAAGGAGATCCTGGCGGTGACCGATGGCGTCACGGTGATGCGGGCAGGGCGGGTGGTGGCGACCTGCCGCACCGCGGACACCCGCGAGCAGCAGCTGGCGCAGTGGATGGTGGGGCGCCAGGTGCTGCCGGTGGCGCGCAGCACCGAGCCGCGGGGGCCGGGTGAGGTGCGCCTGCAGGCCGACGGGCTGTGGTGGCACGACACGCACGGCGTGGCGCGTTTGCGAGACGTGACGTTGACGCTGCGGGCCGGCGAGATCGTCGGTGTGGCCGGTGTGGCCGGCAATGGGCAGAGCGAGTTGCTTGCGGTGCTGGCCGGGCTGCTCGCCGCCGAAAAGGGGCGCTTGTGCTGGACGCTAGGCGATGGCCGGCAGCGCGAGCTCCACGCGCCGCAGCGCCTGAGCCCGCGTGAGCTGCGCCACCTCGGCGTGGCGCATGTGCCGGAAGACCGGCACCGGCTCGGCCTGGTGCTGGGGCTGCCGGCGTGGGAGTCGGCGCTGCTCGGCTATGAAGACGACCCGGCGGTGCACCGCGGCCGGTGGCTGAGCCCGGCGGCGATGCGGGCACAGTGCCGCCGCCTGATGGCAGCCTTCGACGTGCGCCCGCCCGAGCCGTCGCTGCAGACCTCGAAGTTCTCGGGCGGCAACCAGCAGAAGCTGATCCTGGCACGCGAGTTCGCACGCGCCCCTCGGGTGCTGTTGATCGGCCAGCCCACCCGCGGGGTCGACATCGGGGCCATCGAGTACATCCACCGCCAGATCGCTGCGTTGCGTGAGGCCGGCTGCGCGGTGCTGCTGGTGTCGACCGAACTCGACGAGATTCTGGCGTTGGCCGACCGGATCGTCGTGATGTCCGGCGGGCGCATCACCGGCAACCTGGCGCGCGAGGAGGCGAGCGAGGCGCGGCTGGGGGCCTTGATGGGCACCAGCGGCGGGGGTGGCCCTGCTGAGGTGGCGGCATGA